In the Pyrolobus fumarii 1A genome, one interval contains:
- a CDS encoding HD domain-containing protein — protein MTVPLDTDFKIVKDPVHTSIVLPSDFFKLIDDPLFQRLRYIKQTGLSHYVYPGLQHTRFEHSLGVAHLMLTALDAIVRNTLRIYGEGSEAAQLAKRLVESREYRCAAGIAALLHDLGHLAWSHVFETALQDYEVVSSAHGPESLSIPVTGHEQLTTMLVNLLLAKQDTLCGLHAHTVLDLVTSILEYSYGDSKEVKDEALWIPARLLSGTVDVDRGDYLLRDSRSAGVSYGLYDLDRLISVLVLAWEPPTELPGGAHSDVGVIDKGVSVVENMLLGRMYMYSEVYLHDVVLAYEAGASRLLSTLMLAALQLYERSFEGVEGFERRLLECIVDTLVNYSELEENRPERLEQCARLLTDPSIELVTELLAFNESSIYEGLKKLEDGRWACPALRIYSRVLTARKHPPSLYLSGKKANIIVSRMTRRSRRVSLPAIKRMLQPYFEALENTPLIIVTYTVYPVYSRDEPVLVVHRENKRVYTLHELDTSPIGELLSSGGIRSKVVVTFPPLPELPELPHPAFRARAGKLESKVVEHAYRACGYSDDETRNVLRQATRMVVDIAEEIGSLVTTL, from the coding sequence TTGACTGTGCCGCTCGACACAGATTTTAAGATAGTGAAGGATCCTGTTCACACGAGCATAGTACTACCCTCCGACTTCTTCAAGCTCATTGATGACCCGCTTTTCCAGAGACTACGCTACATAAAGCAGACAGGCTTATCACACTATGTGTATCCCGGCTTACAGCATACCAGATTCGAGCATAGCCTCGGAGTAGCACACCTCATGCTTACAGCCCTTGATGCGATAGTACGTAACACGCTGAGAATATACGGAGAAGGTAGCGAGGCCGCACAGCTAGCAAAGCGTCTCGTCGAAAGCCGCGAGTATCGCTGCGCTGCTGGGATAGCCGCGCTACTACACGACCTCGGCCATCTGGCTTGGAGCCACGTCTTCGAAACAGCCCTACAAGACTATGAGGTGGTTTCAAGCGCACACGGCCCCGAGAGCCTCTCAATACCAGTTACTGGGCACGAACAGCTAACAACTATGCTAGTCAACCTGCTACTCGCAAAGCAAGATACACTATGCGGCTTGCACGCCCATACCGTACTCGATCTTGTGACATCCATTTTAGAGTACTCGTACGGCGATAGCAAGGAAGTGAAGGACGAGGCACTGTGGATACCTGCCCGTCTCCTCAGCGGCACAGTGGATGTTGACAGAGGTGATTATCTACTACGTGATAGTAGAAGCGCTGGAGTCAGCTATGGCCTGTACGACTTGGACCGCCTCATAAGCGTACTAGTGCTTGCATGGGAGCCGCCGACTGAGCTGCCTGGAGGTGCCCACAGCGACGTAGGGGTGATCGACAAGGGTGTATCGGTCGTAGAGAACATGCTCCTAGGCAGAATGTACATGTATAGCGAGGTGTACCTTCACGATGTCGTGCTGGCTTACGAAGCCGGTGCCTCACGCCTCCTCTCTACTCTAATGCTCGCCGCCCTCCAACTCTACGAGAGGAGTTTCGAAGGCGTTGAGGGATTTGAGAGGAGGCTCCTCGAGTGCATAGTTGACACATTAGTGAACTACAGCGAGCTCGAAGAGAATAGACCGGAGAGACTGGAGCAGTGCGCCAGGCTTTTGACAGACCCGTCAATAGAGCTTGTGACGGAACTCCTAGCTTTCAACGAGTCTAGCATCTATGAGGGGCTGAAGAAGCTAGAGGATGGCCGTTGGGCGTGTCCAGCACTCCGCATATACTCTAGAGTACTTACAGCGAGGAAACACCCCCCGAGCCTCTACCTTAGCGGCAAAAAGGCCAACATAATAGTATCGAGGATGACAAGGCGCTCTCGTAGAGTATCGCTTCCAGCGATAAAGAGGATGCTACAACCATACTTCGAGGCGCTTGAAAACACTCCATTGATAATAGTCACGTACACGGTGTATCCTGTATACTCTAGAGATGAGCCCGTGCTGGTCGTGCACCGCGAGAACAAGAGGGTCTACACCTTACATGAGCTAGACACGTCACCTATAGGGGAGCTTCTAAGCAGCGGTGGCATTAGGAGTAAGGTTGTCGTTACATTCCCGCCGCTACCCGAGCTTCCTGAGCTGCCACATCCAGCGTTTAGGGCTAGGGCGGGAAAACTAGAAAGCAAGGTAGTTGAACACGCGTATAGAGCATGTGGCTACAGTGACGACGAGACTCGAAATGTACTACGTCAAGCGACACGCATGGTTGTAGATATAGCCGAGGAGATAGGGAGTCTCGTGACAACTCTGTAG
- a CDS encoding C25 family cysteine peptidase, translating into MHRLYNFSLQVIVALVVLTIAVPIVAAGESVVLKAWLGVGGVEGDARLVWLPCNGSLTPFYHIVYVVPPGYDVASVKPVVVWRQGVDLPVLPPAAIIERVYPKADTSFASHSYSCKAIEVQHGVWRGAEIVTVLVALYSSRGLAASVSAYIDIVRHPGEKSFLYPLDAKLLYSIATKPPISSLGSIKTPYNIGIIVVTRSMFLPVVEEWAEIKERQGYRVEIVTLEDLCKRMAAGIDLREQLRDYIRRLYEESNGVYRYLVIVGDASGNFWSSSITSCDVLSPWEVPTQYFYNPASADDVRTSHSGYFVPSDIYYVTFDGNWDADGDGILGEYPDDVAAYDPYPEMIVARIPVRSLAEARQALLAMEDVYPTTNSILLAGSILYYRGEEPYPELAAQGDTMLEGLYSSTLEPLGWIRAERLYEHYPVEKVIVSPVDLNGNLTHDTMRLALQSETRMVTIFAHGSKSCVWRKVWVSDTNGNGEPDPDEITFKPFLCAEDAPLVKPQLLYATAACLTAYFDDPTLLSLGEALAVQGSQYVGWSRITFGPLLPPDAQMDPNKWCCSDRLVYYLYLHLVARDSVSRIGDALLHALVEYVSTEPLDAQGFDGNVSRRVFFALMYMGDPTRLAYSTPTLFNPSLSIIPTTPYSTVNVVLKLLTKRGEVVENAPVTVYKLLEPPYGISLPLGQKYTLQDGTVTFSLNVGVEPESYIVYYPGSTVPPNPLEPTAAIITLNTSLAPWVVATPSTLAPGQWVTIVACNFPRLSQLEVYAEGVLVTKVYTNSSGCAAQRIALPYTLPPGRIALTVVYPRDSSIRASTSIVIVSNLLMDMHDKLERIEARLATVTDYLRSLHEKLQAIYESLTALQDELSKLEQANRVVLNELNITATTLIHELDMLALHVNTVKELVVSMASDVKESKTVLYKVVENLDGLSEKMAKIREKAVKLEELLNNHSSRLAEYIEETRSQLLQAISEARNALGEAIQQLDSLTRDLATNISRIDARLGSVDAKLARLEENITAIHGKIVELQGRIASVSSRLGKVNVVLTTLLGNMTRHLLRLENELDKSTSDIMSAVMELKSIVDGRLRVINVTLDDIKSRVSNVEQVSHRLTALVVAGLVAAGIAAGAALLRRGGS; encoded by the coding sequence ATGCACCGACTGTATAATTTCTCGTTGCAAGTGATCGTAGCACTTGTCGTGCTTACTATTGCTGTGCCTATCGTTGCTGCTGGAGAGAGTGTAGTGTTGAAAGCATGGCTAGGTGTTGGAGGCGTAGAGGGCGACGCCAGGCTAGTATGGCTACCCTGTAACGGCTCATTAACGCCATTCTACCATATCGTGTATGTCGTGCCGCCCGGGTACGATGTTGCTAGCGTGAAACCCGTCGTAGTATGGAGGCAGGGTGTAGATCTGCCTGTTCTACCTCCAGCGGCTATAATAGAGAGAGTATATCCTAAAGCTGATACGAGCTTTGCAAGCCACTCCTACTCTTGCAAAGCTATTGAGGTGCAGCATGGTGTATGGCGGGGTGCAGAGATAGTAACTGTGTTAGTTGCGCTGTACTCGAGTAGAGGGCTAGCCGCAAGCGTGAGCGCGTACATAGATATAGTCAGGCATCCTGGCGAGAAGAGCTTCCTGTACCCCCTGGACGCCAAGCTGTTATACTCGATAGCGACGAAACCGCCGATATCCTCTCTCGGGAGTATCAAAACGCCATACAATATTGGAATAATCGTGGTCACGCGTAGCATGTTTCTACCTGTTGTCGAAGAATGGGCGGAAATCAAGGAGAGACAAGGCTACCGTGTAGAGATAGTTACACTGGAAGATTTGTGCAAGAGGATGGCTGCGGGTATCGATCTGCGTGAACAGCTAAGAGATTACATTCGCAGGTTGTACGAGGAGAGTAATGGTGTCTATCGCTACCTAGTCATAGTTGGCGACGCTAGCGGAAACTTCTGGAGCTCGAGCATAACATCGTGCGACGTGTTGAGCCCCTGGGAAGTGCCAACACAGTACTTCTATAACCCGGCATCAGCGGACGACGTTAGGACTAGTCACAGTGGATACTTCGTCCCGTCTGACATATACTATGTCACCTTTGACGGCAACTGGGATGCGGATGGAGACGGGATACTTGGCGAGTACCCGGACGATGTAGCAGCATACGATCCGTACCCTGAGATGATCGTTGCCAGGATACCCGTGAGGAGTCTTGCAGAGGCTAGACAAGCTCTATTAGCCATGGAGGATGTTTACCCAACTACAAACTCGATACTCCTAGCTGGCTCCATACTCTACTATCGCGGCGAGGAGCCCTATCCAGAGCTAGCTGCGCAAGGAGACACTATGCTAGAAGGCCTCTATTCTTCAACGCTAGAGCCGCTAGGGTGGATAAGGGCAGAGAGGCTCTACGAGCACTATCCGGTAGAAAAGGTTATAGTATCACCGGTTGACCTTAACGGTAACCTAACCCACGACACTATGAGACTCGCTTTACAAAGCGAGACCCGGATGGTGACAATCTTCGCGCATGGAAGTAAGAGTTGTGTATGGAGGAAGGTATGGGTGAGTGATACAAATGGAAATGGAGAGCCCGACCCGGATGAGATAACATTCAAGCCTTTCCTCTGCGCCGAGGATGCGCCACTAGTCAAGCCGCAGTTGCTCTATGCTACTGCAGCCTGCCTTACAGCCTATTTTGATGACCCCACATTGCTATCTCTAGGCGAAGCTCTCGCTGTACAGGGTTCGCAGTATGTGGGTTGGAGCAGGATAACGTTCGGGCCTCTGCTTCCTCCAGATGCGCAAATGGATCCTAACAAATGGTGTTGCAGCGACCGTCTCGTCTACTACCTATACCTGCATCTCGTAGCGCGCGACTCTGTAAGTCGTATTGGTGATGCGTTGTTACACGCGCTTGTAGAGTATGTTAGTACTGAGCCGTTGGATGCGCAGGGTTTTGACGGCAACGTGTCGAGGCGTGTGTTCTTCGCCCTAATGTATATGGGTGATCCGACTCGCCTTGCGTACTCGACACCGACGCTCTTCAACCCCAGCCTAAGTATCATCCCGACAACACCATACTCCACGGTTAACGTTGTGTTAAAGCTGCTCACTAAGCGTGGCGAGGTAGTGGAAAACGCACCAGTAACTGTTTACAAGCTACTCGAGCCGCCTTATGGCATAAGCCTACCTCTAGGCCAGAAGTACACTCTACAAGATGGCACGGTAACGTTCAGTCTCAATGTTGGTGTTGAGCCGGAAAGCTACATCGTATACTACCCTGGTAGCACAGTACCCCCAAACCCGCTTGAACCAACAGCAGCGATAATCACGCTCAACACGAGCCTAGCCCCTTGGGTGGTAGCGACTCCATCTACACTAGCGCCAGGACAATGGGTGACAATCGTAGCATGTAACTTCCCCCGACTCTCACAGCTAGAGGTCTACGCCGAGGGAGTTCTAGTCACGAAGGTCTACACCAACTCGAGCGGATGTGCTGCACAGCGTATTGCTCTCCCATACACGCTGCCCCCAGGGAGGATCGCACTCACTGTGGTGTACCCGCGCGATTCCAGTATCCGAGCATCAACAAGCATAGTCATCGTGTCAAACTTGTTGATGGATATGCATGATAAGCTAGAGCGAATAGAAGCTAGGCTGGCCACTGTAACAGACTACCTGAGGAGTCTACACGAGAAGCTACAAGCTATCTATGAGAGTCTCACGGCATTACAAGACGAGCTTAGCAAGCTAGAGCAAGCTAACCGTGTGGTGCTGAACGAGCTAAACATAACGGCTACAACCCTAATACACGAGCTCGACATGCTCGCATTACATGTCAACACGGTCAAGGAGTTAGTGGTGAGCATGGCTAGTGACGTAAAAGAATCGAAAACAGTGTTGTACAAGGTTGTTGAGAATCTGGATGGCTTAAGCGAAAAAATGGCTAAGATACGCGAGAAGGCAGTAAAACTCGAGGAACTACTCAACAACCACTCTAGTAGGTTGGCAGAATATATAGAAGAAACTCGTTCACAGCTACTCCAGGCGATCAGCGAGGCACGTAATGCACTAGGGGAGGCTATCCAACAGCTAGACAGCTTGACTAGAGACCTTGCTACAAACATATCACGCATAGATGCCAGGCTAGGCAGCGTTGACGCGAAGCTCGCGAGGCTCGAAGAGAACATAACAGCCATTCACGGTAAAATTGTCGAACTCCAGGGACGCATTGCATCGGTATCATCGAGGCTGGGGAAAGTGAATGTCGTGTTAACCACTCTGCTAGGCAACATGACAAGGCACCTCCTTAGACTCGAGAACGAACTTGACAAGAGCACGTCGGACATCATGAGTGCAGTGATGGAGTTAAAGAGTATAGTGGATGGCAGGTTGAGAGTGATAAACGTCACGCTAGATGATATAAAGAGTAGGGTCAGTAATGTCGAGCAGGTAAGTCATAGACTCACGGCGCTAGTAGTGGCAGGCTTAGTAGCGGCTGGCATTGCAGCCGGCGCAGCGCTGCTGAGGAGAGGAGGGTCATAG
- a CDS encoding lysylphosphatidylglycerol synthase domain-containing protein, which produces MRDIARRAKVVFILVYLLLLYYLLYKLLPTALQPPPNPLAALASLVVFLTAEVIRSARLALLYWGRLDHNVFWKALRARLAGNVVAIVTPSVAGGEVVRGLVLHGELSWGAARAIGIASIDGGLDMVIDYALALVALLLGAAPAAPLPELLSLPPALLWILVLVLITTRHAHRMLEALAGRLKEGRLGRISGLVNEVSGIHVPPYRLAASLLLSIAAWLLQTLSYALYSGIELDKSLGCVTELYLMGVIPSPGGIGPGELLLANSCPGIASWRAAALLVSTVPGIPLVLKK; this is translated from the coding sequence ATGCGAGATATAGCTAGACGCGCTAAGGTCGTGTTTATACTCGTCTACCTACTTCTCTTGTACTACCTGCTTTACAAGCTGCTACCCACGGCTCTCCAGCCGCCACCTAACCCGCTAGCAGCCTTAGCATCGCTAGTAGTGTTTCTAACTGCCGAGGTTATCAGGAGCGCACGTCTAGCCCTGCTGTATTGGGGGCGTTTAGACCACAACGTCTTCTGGAAGGCTCTTCGAGCGAGGCTGGCTGGCAACGTCGTGGCAATCGTCACTCCCAGCGTTGCTGGCGGCGAAGTGGTACGCGGCCTCGTACTCCACGGCGAGCTGAGCTGGGGCGCCGCGAGGGCTATAGGAATAGCCTCCATTGACGGAGGGCTGGACATGGTTATTGACTACGCACTTGCATTGGTCGCACTGTTGCTAGGCGCTGCCCCTGCCGCGCCACTCCCCGAGCTACTCTCGCTGCCACCGGCGCTTCTATGGATACTAGTTCTTGTTCTAATCACGACTAGGCACGCACACCGTATGCTAGAGGCTCTAGCCGGTAGACTGAAGGAGGGGAGGCTTGGCAGGATAAGTGGATTAGTTAACGAGGTTTCGGGTATCCACGTACCACCCTATCGCCTTGCAGCATCCCTCCTGTTATCCATCGCTGCTTGGCTTCTCCAGACACTCAGCTACGCTCTATACTCGGGCATAGAACTGGACAAGAGCTTGGGCTGCGTTACAGAGCTTTACCTGATGGGCGTCATACCTTCTCCTGGTGGTATTGGGCCCGGAGAACTGCTACTGGCTAACTCGTGCCCCGGAATAGCGTCTTGGAGAGCTGCAGCCCTACTGGTGTCCACCGTACCTGGTATACCCTTGGTTCTAAAAAAGTAG
- the asd gene encoding aspartate-semialdehyde dehydrogenase, with protein sequence MPDKLRAAVLGATGLVGQMFVKLLDEHPMFEIVYVAASERSAGRSYCEAVNWVLGGSPPESLCGIKVEKVGVDNVPKSEVDVVFSALPSSVAGEIEAGLARRGFTVVSNASPMRLEEDVPLLVPEINWDHVGLVKIQRQRRGWSGAIYKNPNCSSAILVLSLKPLLDNFGLEKVLVTTMQAVSGAGYNGVPSMAILDNIVPFIAKEEEKLANEPRKILGVYRGDRVEWARFTIHATTTRVPVLHGHLESVYAYLSKPASVEDVVQAWESWRPWGSEKPFMAPEKPVVYRREVDRPQPRLDRMEGGGMSSVTGRARMVEDRLLAYLVLGHNLIRGAAGNAILIAEMLAREGMI encoded by the coding sequence ATGCCGGATAAGTTGAGGGCTGCAGTGCTAGGCGCTACTGGCCTCGTGGGTCAGATGTTTGTAAAGCTGCTTGATGAGCACCCAATGTTTGAGATAGTTTACGTGGCGGCTTCGGAGAGAAGTGCAGGACGTAGTTACTGTGAGGCCGTCAACTGGGTCCTTGGTGGTAGCCCTCCCGAGAGCCTTTGCGGCATCAAGGTAGAGAAGGTTGGCGTGGATAACGTGCCCAAGAGTGAGGTAGATGTCGTGTTCTCAGCTCTGCCTAGTAGTGTTGCCGGTGAGATTGAGGCTGGACTTGCTAGAAGAGGATTCACGGTGGTATCTAACGCTAGCCCAATGAGGCTTGAGGAGGATGTGCCTCTCCTCGTTCCTGAGATTAACTGGGATCATGTGGGTCTCGTGAAGATCCAGAGGCAGAGACGAGGGTGGAGCGGCGCGATATACAAGAACCCGAATTGCTCCTCAGCTATACTAGTATTGAGCCTCAAGCCCCTCCTAGACAACTTTGGGCTAGAGAAGGTGCTAGTGACTACCATGCAAGCAGTGAGTGGTGCAGGGTACAACGGGGTCCCATCCATGGCGATACTTGATAACATAGTACCGTTCATCGCTAAGGAGGAGGAGAAGCTAGCCAATGAGCCACGCAAGATACTAGGCGTTTATCGCGGAGACCGTGTAGAATGGGCGAGGTTCACTATCCACGCTACGACTACACGTGTTCCAGTGTTACACGGTCACCTCGAGAGCGTGTACGCATACCTATCAAAACCTGCAAGTGTGGAGGATGTTGTGCAAGCCTGGGAGTCGTGGAGGCCCTGGGGCAGCGAGAAACCGTTCATGGCACCGGAGAAGCCCGTAGTGTATAGGAGGGAGGTTGACAGGCCGCAACCTAGGCTTGACAGAATGGAAGGCGGCGGGATGAGCTCGGTTACGGGACGAGCCAGGATGGTCGAAGATAGACTACTAGCATATCTTGTCCTTGGTCATAACCTGATAAGAGGAGCAGCTGGTAATGCTATACTGATTGCTGAGATGCTTGCACGCGAAGGCATGATCTAA
- a CDS encoding hydantoinase/oxoprolinase family protein, with protein sequence MQSGGVEALRVAIDVGGTFTDGVAYDPASGRVTSVKVLTRVSRPWVSVVEAVERLAGVSGTRVLIHATTLGTNMLLGQVGLEPPNIVLITSKGFRDIVEIGRQARPEPYNMFFTKPRPLVPRYNRLEVDARLYPDGSFTEPSVDEVERLVTRTCSPNTVYVVALIHCYVDEGRLENRIASLVKRFCPEALDVLTSCSVDPSPGEYERFSTAIVNAMLRPLFRGYLERLLSSLRQRGFTGKLLVMQSSGGVAPIEAALEKPVLFIESGPAAGVVAASTLAKLRGDEYVVSFDMGGTTAKAALVIRGEPYITEYFEVGGKFHAGRLVRGSGYPVRAPHVDLVEVSAGGGTIAWVDAGGALRVGPLSAGAEPGPACYGKGGLEPTVTDAHFLLGRLPPVLANGLLTLDASAAMRVYEALGKKLGLDAYDAAAEVLRLVNVEMARAIRLVTIERGVDPSLATLYAFGGAGPLHAAELAEELGISRVVIPPYAGVFSALGLLLSEFRLSTRIHVGKVLDEKTLRIIEGRASIVAEEASRLLSCEPRVDVTLLVGFSGQLEPIRVAYARDASLVRRAFLEAYKRIYGYLPPEPLPSIVVNTAIVTVYCEVERPKLRSGEPEGREVGKRRVYYLNAGWVEAKVYRGIPRALEGPAILELSDTTVVVPPGWMAKRGEYGEVILEHM encoded by the coding sequence GTGCAAAGTGGAGGTGTAGAAGCGCTGAGAGTGGCCATAGACGTTGGCGGTACATTCACTGACGGAGTTGCTTACGATCCGGCCTCTGGGCGTGTCACGAGTGTAAAGGTGTTGACACGCGTCTCGAGACCCTGGGTCAGCGTAGTAGAGGCTGTTGAGCGGCTAGCGGGGGTCTCGGGTACACGTGTCCTTATTCACGCGACTACCCTCGGCACCAATATGCTTCTTGGACAGGTTGGTCTTGAGCCTCCAAATATAGTCTTGATAACTTCGAAGGGGTTCCGCGATATTGTGGAGATTGGTAGACAGGCGCGACCCGAGCCGTATAACATGTTCTTTACTAAGCCGCGCCCTCTTGTACCCCGCTATAACCGTCTTGAGGTTGATGCGCGGCTCTACCCTGATGGTAGCTTTACCGAGCCTAGCGTGGACGAAGTTGAGAGGCTTGTGACTAGAACGTGTAGCCCAAACACGGTCTATGTTGTAGCACTCATACATTGCTATGTAGATGAGGGGAGGTTGGAGAATCGTATTGCTTCACTTGTGAAGAGATTCTGTCCCGAAGCTCTTGATGTGCTAACTAGTTGCTCTGTAGACCCGTCACCAGGCGAGTATGAGAGATTCTCGACAGCCATTGTTAACGCGATGCTAAGACCACTGTTTAGAGGGTATCTTGAGCGCCTTCTCAGCTCGCTAAGACAACGAGGGTTCACAGGGAAACTGCTGGTAATGCAGAGCAGCGGGGGTGTCGCTCCTATCGAAGCTGCTCTTGAGAAGCCGGTATTGTTCATAGAGAGTGGGCCTGCAGCGGGTGTTGTCGCGGCTTCCACACTTGCAAAGCTACGTGGAGACGAGTACGTGGTTTCGTTTGACATGGGGGGTACAACCGCCAAAGCGGCACTCGTTATACGAGGTGAGCCCTACATCACCGAGTATTTCGAGGTTGGCGGCAAGTTCCATGCGGGTAGGCTTGTTAGAGGTAGCGGGTATCCCGTTAGAGCGCCCCACGTAGACCTTGTCGAGGTGTCGGCTGGCGGCGGTACAATAGCATGGGTTGATGCGGGAGGTGCACTACGCGTCGGACCGTTGAGCGCAGGCGCCGAGCCAGGGCCAGCTTGTTATGGCAAGGGAGGTCTTGAGCCGACCGTCACCGACGCTCACTTCCTATTGGGCAGACTACCCCCGGTTCTAGCCAACGGGCTATTAACGCTCGACGCTAGTGCTGCTATGCGAGTCTATGAAGCTCTAGGGAAGAAGCTTGGTCTAGACGCCTATGATGCTGCCGCTGAGGTACTTCGACTGGTTAACGTCGAGATGGCTAGAGCTATCCGCTTGGTTACCATAGAGAGGGGTGTTGACCCCTCCCTCGCCACACTCTACGCATTTGGTGGTGCAGGTCCGTTACACGCTGCTGAGCTGGCAGAAGAGCTGGGGATATCAAGGGTTGTAATACCACCATACGCTGGTGTCTTCTCGGCGCTTGGCCTCCTACTCTCAGAGTTCAGGTTATCCACGCGTATCCACGTAGGCAAGGTTCTTGACGAGAAGACTCTTCGCATCATAGAGGGGCGTGCATCGATAGTTGCCGAGGAAGCTTCTAGACTATTATCGTGCGAGCCTCGTGTGGATGTGACACTACTGGTCGGGTTTAGCGGCCAGCTGGAACCCATACGCGTTGCCTATGCTAGAGACGCGTCACTCGTCAGGAGGGCGTTTCTTGAGGCCTACAAGAGGATCTATGGGTACTTGCCTCCAGAGCCGCTGCCATCAATAGTCGTCAACACCGCGATAGTTACAGTGTATTGCGAGGTGGAGAGGCCGAAGCTACGTAGTGGCGAGCCGGAGGGACGAGAGGTGGGCAAGAGGCGCGTCTATTACCTGAATGCCGGCTGGGTTGAGGCTAAGGTGTATCGTGGCATACCACGTGCCCTTGAAGGACCTGCTATACTGGAGCTTAGCGACACTACTGTGGTTGTGCCTCCAGGGTGGATGGCTAAGAGAGGTGAGTATGGCGAGGTTATACTCGAGCACATGTAG